A single genomic interval of Stieleria maiorica harbors:
- a CDS encoding CBS domain-containing protein produces the protein MMPNTCARDMMVSNLTTLSPDMDVLEALDVLLRHRISGAPVVDRDDRFLGIFSEKSCIRFVVDAAYEQMPTNNLMSFVDRDPPTIEARTDLLTIAQTFLDASCRRLPVLDANRRLLGQISRRDVMREVRDHLNKQEPVATGAGLYLSAVVDGVDRPFRAAR, from the coding sequence ATGATGCCCAACACCTGTGCCCGCGACATGATGGTATCCAACTTGACGACCCTCTCGCCAGACATGGACGTCTTGGAAGCGCTTGATGTACTGTTGCGACATCGAATTTCCGGTGCACCGGTGGTTGATCGGGACGACCGTTTTTTAGGAATCTTTTCGGAAAAGTCTTGCATCCGATTTGTGGTCGACGCCGCCTATGAGCAGATGCCGACCAACAACCTGATGTCCTTTGTCGATCGAGATCCTCCGACGATCGAAGCCCGCACGGACTTGCTGACCATCGCTCAAACCTTTCTCGATGCGTCCTGTCGACGGTTGCCGGTGTTGGATGCGAATCGGCGATTGCTGGGCCAGATCTCACGCCGTGATGTGATGCGTGAGGTTCGCGATCATTTGAACAAGCAAGAGCCTGTGGCGACCGGAGCGGGGTTGTACCTGAGCGCGGTGGTCGACGGGGTGGACCGTCCGTTCCGGGCGGCGAGGTAG
- the cmoB gene encoding tRNA 5-methoxyuridine(34)/uridine 5-oxyacetic acid(34) synthase CmoB: protein MPDRIPAWFDRRPLDEWLRSRGHDAFADSVAETCARRLHQPTNGDLKRWVRNLDALPPAEGRQLECRDGRVAVVGPAVQSTALRETLMAFHPWRKGPFDFLDLTIDTEWRSDWKWDRIAHAVDLSDKSVLDVGCGNGYYGWRMLEAGASIVMGIDPILRFLLQFEVFNRYQAKPRRNFVVPMVDTDLPEKLQAFDVVFSAGVLYHRTSPIDHLRSLAGALVPGGELVLETLIIDDDQPNVLVPEDRYAQMRNVWFIPSLAMLCRWIRRTGFEDIQTVDITATNTSEQRSTDWMTFQSLTDFLDPDDPSKTVEGYPGPIRATVVAKKKKAE, encoded by the coding sequence ATGCCCGACCGCATCCCCGCTTGGTTCGACCGCCGTCCTCTGGACGAATGGCTACGGAGCCGCGGACACGATGCGTTCGCCGACTCGGTCGCCGAGACCTGCGCGCGGCGGCTGCACCAACCGACCAACGGCGACCTGAAACGCTGGGTCCGCAACTTGGACGCCTTGCCGCCGGCCGAGGGACGCCAACTGGAGTGCCGTGACGGCCGCGTCGCGGTGGTCGGACCGGCCGTCCAATCGACAGCGCTACGCGAGACGCTGATGGCGTTTCACCCCTGGCGCAAAGGCCCGTTCGATTTTCTGGATCTGACGATCGACACCGAATGGCGTTCGGATTGGAAATGGGACCGCATCGCACATGCCGTCGACCTGAGCGACAAATCCGTGCTGGATGTCGGTTGCGGTAACGGCTACTACGGCTGGCGGATGCTGGAGGCGGGGGCGTCGATCGTGATGGGCATCGACCCGATTCTGCGATTCCTGCTGCAGTTCGAAGTCTTCAATCGCTACCAGGCCAAGCCGCGGCGCAATTTTGTCGTGCCGATGGTCGACACCGATTTGCCAGAAAAGCTGCAGGCGTTTGACGTCGTGTTCTCCGCCGGGGTCTTGTACCACCGGACCAGCCCGATCGATCACCTCCGCAGCCTTGCAGGGGCCCTGGTCCCCGGCGGCGAACTGGTCCTGGAAACGCTGATCATCGACGACGACCAGCCCAACGTCCTGGTTCCCGAAGACCGCTACGCGCAGATGCGAAACGTGTGGTTCATTCCTTCGCTGGCGATGCTTTGCCGGTGGATCCGGCGAACCGGTTTTGAAGACATCCAGACGGTCGACATCACCGCGACCAACACCAGTGAACAACGCTCGACGGACTGGATGACGTTCCAGTCACTGACGGATTTTCTGGACCCTGACGACCCGTCCAAGACGGTCGAAGGCTACCCGGGTCCGATTCGAGCGACCGTGGTCGCAAAGAAGAAAAAGGCAGAATGA
- the mfd gene encoding transcription-repair coupling factor, producing the protein MLEIVDLLDEHAQIGAAIAACSPGDQLAFSGVWGSLRAVLAAAAARRCPNVLMLLPQAADADVVAGDAIAFGIADSLALPLSVGRSGKHALADSDLAERLQVLNKLRGRESGDTDPLLVTAYIGGAIQLVPTPAQMEASTRRLAVGDQVTMDAVAGWLDQSGFVGTTAVQLPGEYATRGGLMDIFSVDQSNPIRVEWFGDEIESIRKFDLGSQRSVESIREVEITAVGADDQTSEDSLHDIDLGPITDYLPDDTLVILVDPHDSKLSAETLLARTDDHSHFTDFAALLASMSHLKVVTASLLNEGAETTIDLQSTSAEGFALALEETQTRIDTVAADHEILLVGDTPSDSQRLMELLAETEAARSGHIKPAVAQISGGFRLTAAKRLVLTGAELFHRSPVRRGKTRAAGKPITTSMQLDAGDLVVHLSHGIGLYRGLDHIEKNGQHVEHLVIEYDGGSKIYVPASRIGLIQRYVGGTKNRPKLAKIGGQAWVRQKKAAESAVTDMASELLELQAKRTGRQGIAFDPDHIWQQQFDASFPYQETPDQVTAIADCKDDMEMVKPMDRLICGDVGFGKTEVAMRAAFKAVTSGYQVAVLVPTTVLAEQHFHNFRNRMAEFPVRIEKLSRFCSATEQRQTLKDLKAGKVDIVVGTHRVAGKDIAFSNLGLVIIDEEQRFGVGVKERLKNKHSNVDVLTLSATPIPRTLHMALVGVRDISNLETPPAERRSVETVVTRWDDKLIRSAIVRELNRGGQIFMVHNRIGDMETVAEKIRGIVPEIRIVIGHGQMAEGELEQVMVDFIEHKYDMLLATTIIESGLDIPNANTIFIDDADHYGLSDLHQLRGRVGRYKHQAFCYMMVAPHKHLSPEASKRLRAIEEFSQMGAGFAISMRDLEIRGAGNLLGSQQSGHIAAVGYEMYCQLLEEAVRQMQNLPPALSADVDIDLPVEAYLAPDYVPDLRHKIDLYRRIAKLESAEEIGAIREELLDRFGPLPDAAERMLELAELRLDAAAWQIASVTSDARFIVLHYTQRRRVETLAKQSKYPVRIVDGKRAYIPLRPQKKPGTTKMPPKNYPEIDIDDPTGAGYLKLARGVLG; encoded by the coding sequence TTGCTAGAAATCGTTGACTTGTTGGACGAGCATGCGCAGATCGGCGCGGCGATCGCTGCGTGTTCCCCGGGAGACCAGCTGGCGTTCTCGGGCGTCTGGGGATCGCTTCGCGCGGTGTTGGCCGCCGCGGCGGCGCGGCGCTGCCCCAACGTGCTGATGCTGTTGCCCCAAGCGGCCGACGCCGATGTGGTGGCCGGCGACGCGATCGCATTCGGAATCGCCGATTCGCTCGCGCTGCCGCTGAGCGTGGGACGCTCTGGCAAACACGCGTTGGCCGACAGCGATTTGGCCGAACGGCTGCAGGTCCTGAATAAACTCCGCGGCCGCGAATCGGGCGACACCGATCCCCTGTTGGTGACGGCCTACATCGGCGGGGCGATTCAATTGGTCCCCACGCCCGCCCAGATGGAGGCGTCCACAAGGCGGCTTGCCGTCGGGGATCAGGTCACGATGGACGCGGTCGCCGGTTGGCTGGACCAGAGCGGGTTTGTCGGCACCACCGCCGTCCAACTGCCGGGGGAGTACGCCACGCGGGGCGGGTTGATGGACATTTTTTCGGTCGACCAGTCCAATCCGATCCGGGTGGAATGGTTCGGTGATGAAATCGAATCGATCCGCAAGTTTGACCTGGGCAGCCAACGGAGCGTCGAATCGATCCGGGAGGTCGAGATCACCGCCGTCGGCGCAGATGATCAAACGTCCGAAGATTCGTTGCACGACATCGACTTGGGACCGATCACCGACTACCTGCCTGACGACACGTTGGTGATTTTGGTCGATCCGCATGACAGCAAGCTGTCGGCCGAAACGCTGTTGGCGCGGACCGATGACCACAGCCATTTCACCGATTTTGCCGCGCTACTGGCGTCGATGTCGCACCTGAAGGTGGTCACGGCGTCGCTGTTGAATGAAGGTGCCGAGACGACGATCGATCTGCAATCGACCAGCGCCGAAGGGTTTGCACTGGCGCTGGAGGAAACACAAACGCGGATCGACACCGTTGCGGCCGACCACGAGATTCTGTTGGTCGGTGACACGCCTTCGGACAGCCAGCGGCTGATGGAACTGTTGGCCGAAACCGAGGCGGCGCGGAGCGGGCACATCAAACCGGCCGTCGCCCAAATCAGCGGCGGGTTCCGTTTGACCGCCGCCAAACGTTTGGTGCTGACCGGTGCGGAACTGTTCCACCGCAGCCCGGTGCGGCGTGGCAAGACGCGTGCCGCGGGAAAACCGATCACGACGTCGATGCAGTTGGATGCGGGCGATCTGGTCGTTCACCTCTCCCACGGCATCGGGCTCTACCGCGGACTCGACCACATCGAAAAGAACGGCCAGCACGTCGAACACCTGGTCATCGAATACGACGGCGGATCGAAGATCTATGTGCCCGCCTCGCGGATCGGGTTGATCCAACGCTACGTCGGCGGCACCAAGAATCGTCCCAAGCTGGCCAAGATCGGCGGGCAAGCGTGGGTGCGTCAAAAGAAGGCGGCCGAGTCGGCGGTGACCGACATGGCCAGCGAGTTGTTGGAATTACAAGCCAAGCGGACCGGGCGGCAAGGCATCGCGTTCGACCCCGACCACATCTGGCAACAACAGTTCGACGCCAGTTTTCCCTACCAGGAAACACCGGACCAAGTCACTGCGATCGCCGATTGCAAAGACGACATGGAAATGGTCAAGCCGATGGACCGGTTGATCTGTGGTGACGTCGGGTTCGGCAAAACGGAAGTCGCGATGCGGGCCGCCTTCAAAGCGGTCACCAGCGGCTATCAAGTCGCGGTGTTGGTGCCGACGACGGTCTTGGCCGAACAGCATTTTCACAACTTTCGCAATCGAATGGCCGAGTTCCCGGTGCGGATCGAGAAACTTAGCCGGTTCTGTTCGGCCACCGAGCAGCGCCAAACGCTGAAGGATCTGAAAGCGGGCAAGGTCGACATCGTCGTCGGCACGCACCGCGTCGCCGGAAAGGACATCGCGTTCTCCAACCTGGGACTGGTGATCATCGACGAAGAACAGCGATTCGGAGTCGGGGTGAAGGAACGGCTGAAGAATAAACATTCCAACGTCGACGTGTTGACGCTATCGGCGACCCCGATCCCGCGGACCCTGCACATGGCTTTGGTCGGAGTGCGTGACATCAGCAACTTGGAGACACCGCCGGCCGAGCGACGAAGTGTCGAAACCGTCGTCACCCGCTGGGACGACAAACTGATTCGCAGCGCGATCGTCCGCGAACTCAATCGCGGCGGTCAGATCTTTATGGTGCACAACCGGATCGGCGACATGGAGACGGTCGCCGAGAAGATCCGCGGCATCGTCCCAGAGATTCGCATCGTGATCGGGCACGGCCAAATGGCCGAGGGCGAACTGGAGCAAGTCATGGTCGACTTCATCGAACACAAGTACGACATGTTGCTGGCGACCACGATCATCGAAAGCGGACTGGATATCCCCAATGCCAACACGATCTTCATCGACGACGCGGACCATTACGGACTGAGTGATCTGCACCAGCTGCGCGGTCGCGTCGGACGCTACAAACACCAGGCGTTCTGCTACATGATGGTCGCCCCCCACAAACACCTTTCCCCCGAGGCGAGCAAACGGCTGCGGGCGATCGAGGAGTTCAGCCAGATGGGCGCCGGGTTTGCAATCTCGATGCGCGACTTGGAGATCCGCGGCGCGGGAAATCTGCTCGGCAGCCAGCAAAGTGGTCACATCGCCGCGGTCGGCTATGAGATGTATTGCCAGCTGCTCGAAGAGGCGGTGCGGCAGATGCAAAACCTGCCACCGGCGCTGTCGGCCGACGTCGACATCGACCTGCCGGTCGAAGCCTATTTGGCGCCGGACTATGTGCCCGATCTGCGCCACAAGATCGATCTGTATCGTCGGATCGCAAAACTGGAGAGTGCCGAAGAGATCGGGGCGATTCGCGAAGAGTTGTTGGACCGTTTCGGGCCGCTGCCCGACGCGGCCGAACGGATGTTGGAGCTGGCCGAACTGCGTCTGGATGCCGCCGCCTGGCAGATCGCATCGGTCACCAGCGACGCCCGCTTCATCGTGCTGCATTACACCCAGCGGCGACGTGTCGAGACGTTGGCCAAGCAATCGAAGTACCCGGTGCGAATCGTCGACGGCAAGCGCGCCTACATCCCACTGCGTCCGCAAAAGAAACCGGGGACGACTAAAATGCCGCCGAAGAATTATCCGGAGATCGACATCGACGATCCCACCGGAGCCGGGTACCTGAAACTGGCCCGCGGCGTTCTGGGGTGA
- a CDS encoding zinc-dependent metalloprotease produces MKYAVAGFVFLLCLCAAERRVAAADLPTFDKVSEGYEKVPVSDQENRKGFFDVWQRTKDAQLLAELPKNFATKSYFIALTVSSGDTYAGLQSGELVVKWRQYDDRLALIAPNLSIRATGDPESKASVERLFTDRVLLDIPILAKGGSGGPVIDLDSLLLGNASTFFGRSVRISNSRIKKIDSVKVFPSNVEVALETVGSSGRFQTLHYSFSEVPSPSSGFKPRLADQRVGYFTTTYSDLSKYTDDETTIRYINRWNLQKRDSKLKLSPPKDPIIFYVEHTAPVRYRRFIRAGVDYWNKAFEKVGIVDAIEIRYQDAESGAHMEKDPEDVRYNFIRWLNNDIGTAIGPSRVHPMTGEILDADIILTDGWIRYYNYNYDDLLPKLAMEGASPETLAWLSEHPSWDPRVRMTSPSKVPQVREQIARDAQKPYAGFSMAAADASLIGDDEFDGLIGHLSQKNGMCMAANARSLDLAVARMDWALAMMDDKPKAADEEEKKEDEEKKDDAKEDDDAEDEKPKDEDDADKEDDKDDDNKDDTDEKKDDEEKKEDNVDMLDGMPDWFVGPLLSDLVAHEVGHTLGLRHNFKGSALHSLEKINSDELKGKEVFSASVMDYIPINFRYESGKVQGDYTMIDIGPYDYWAIEYGYTFDTKALPEILKRCVEPELQYATDEDTNGPDPLARRYDFSANPLDYAQEQMKLVKVYRDRILDKFVKDGDSWAKARRGYELTLSIQTRAASMMANWVGGAFVNRDKKGDPNDRPPVVVVPAEQQRQAMQFVIDQTFNDEAFGLTPKLLERMTSDQWLDGGAHFGTSGEATWPIHDRVLGLQASALTWLMSPTTLRRVYDNELRLPAEDDALTLPELLNSISDAAWKELESECPENRSNRQPMISSLRRNLQQEHVQRLIDLILEKNDGAAAYKPIGDLARMQLVDLMKKIDLRIKRCEEKMDAYSRAHLHEVSMRIEQALKAGYTYNSAKAMNMPRLLILGESAE; encoded by the coding sequence ATGAAATACGCCGTCGCCGGTTTCGTTTTTCTTTTGTGTCTCTGTGCGGCTGAACGTCGCGTCGCCGCGGCCGATTTGCCGACTTTCGACAAAGTTTCCGAGGGTTATGAGAAAGTCCCCGTTTCCGACCAAGAAAACCGGAAAGGCTTTTTCGACGTTTGGCAACGCACCAAAGATGCACAACTGCTGGCCGAACTGCCCAAGAATTTCGCGACCAAAAGCTACTTTATCGCGTTGACCGTCAGCAGCGGCGACACCTACGCCGGTCTGCAATCCGGTGAATTGGTCGTCAAATGGCGCCAGTATGACGATCGCCTGGCCCTGATCGCGCCGAACCTGTCGATCCGTGCCACCGGCGATCCGGAATCCAAAGCCTCGGTCGAACGCTTGTTCACCGATCGAGTCCTGCTGGACATTCCGATTCTCGCCAAAGGCGGTTCGGGTGGCCCGGTGATCGATCTGGACTCGCTGTTGTTGGGCAACGCCAGCACCTTCTTCGGACGCAGCGTTCGGATTTCCAACTCCCGGATCAAGAAGATCGACTCGGTCAAAGTCTTTCCGTCCAACGTCGAAGTCGCCTTGGAAACCGTCGGCAGCTCCGGACGTTTCCAAACCCTGCACTACTCGTTCAGCGAAGTCCCCAGCCCCTCTAGCGGATTCAAACCGCGGCTGGCCGACCAACGCGTCGGATACTTCACCACCACCTACTCCGACCTCAGCAAGTACACCGACGACGAAACCACGATCCGGTACATCAACCGCTGGAACCTGCAAAAGCGGGATTCGAAGCTGAAGCTCAGCCCGCCCAAAGACCCGATCATCTTCTACGTCGAACACACCGCCCCGGTCCGCTATCGCCGCTTCATCCGCGCCGGTGTCGACTACTGGAACAAAGCGTTTGAAAAAGTCGGCATCGTCGATGCGATCGAGATCCGCTACCAGGATGCCGAAAGCGGCGCCCACATGGAAAAAGACCCTGAAGACGTCCGGTACAACTTCATCCGCTGGCTGAACAACGATATCGGAACGGCCATCGGCCCCAGCCGCGTCCATCCCATGACCGGTGAAATCCTGGACGCCGACATCATTCTGACCGACGGCTGGATCCGCTATTACAACTACAACTACGACGACCTGCTGCCCAAATTGGCGATGGAAGGAGCCAGCCCCGAAACCTTGGCTTGGCTCAGCGAACATCCCTCTTGGGACCCGCGCGTCCGCATGACCTCGCCCTCCAAAGTCCCACAAGTCCGCGAGCAGATCGCCCGCGACGCCCAAAAGCCCTACGCCGGGTTCTCCATGGCCGCGGCCGATGCCTCACTGATCGGCGACGATGAATTCGACGGCCTGATCGGTCATTTGAGCCAAAAGAACGGCATGTGCATGGCCGCCAACGCCCGCAGCTTGGACCTGGCCGTCGCCCGCATGGACTGGGCCCTGGCGATGATGGACGACAAACCCAAGGCCGCTGACGAAGAGGAAAAGAAAGAGGACGAAGAGAAAAAAGACGACGCGAAAGAGGACGACGACGCGGAAGACGAGAAGCCGAAAGACGAGGACGACGCGGACAAGGAAGACGACAAGGATGACGACAACAAAGACGATACCGACGAGAAGAAAGACGACGAAGAAAAGAAGGAGGACAACGTCGACATGCTCGACGGCATGCCCGACTGGTTCGTCGGACCGCTGCTCTCGGATCTGGTCGCCCACGAAGTCGGACACACCCTCGGTTTGCGTCACAACTTCAAAGGCTCCGCGCTGCATTCGCTGGAGAAAATCAACAGCGATGAACTCAAGGGCAAAGAAGTCTTCTCCGCCTCGGTGATGGACTACATCCCGATCAACTTCCGCTACGAAAGCGGCAAGGTCCAAGGCGATTACACCATGATCGACATCGGCCCCTACGATTACTGGGCCATCGAATACGGTTACACCTTCGACACCAAAGCCCTACCGGAAATCCTGAAACGCTGCGTCGAACCGGAACTGCAATACGCGACCGACGAAGACACCAATGGCCCCGACCCGCTGGCACGCCGCTACGACTTCTCCGCCAATCCGCTCGATTATGCCCAAGAGCAGATGAAGCTGGTCAAAGTCTATCGCGACCGCATCCTGGACAAGTTTGTCAAAGACGGCGATAGCTGGGCCAAGGCGCGTCGCGGCTATGAATTGACGCTGTCGATCCAAACCCGCGCGGCGAGCATGATGGCCAACTGGGTCGGCGGCGCATTCGTCAACCGTGACAAAAAAGGCGATCCGAACGACAGACCCCCGGTCGTCGTCGTGCCCGCCGAACAGCAACGCCAAGCGATGCAGTTTGTGATCGACCAGACCTTCAACGACGAAGCCTTCGGGCTGACCCCCAAGTTGCTCGAACGCATGACTAGCGACCAATGGCTCGACGGCGGTGCCCACTTCGGCACCTCCGGCGAAGCGACCTGGCCGATCCACGATCGAGTGCTCGGGCTGCAAGCCTCCGCGCTGACCTGGTTGATGAGCCCGACGACGCTGCGTCGTGTCTACGACAACGAACTCCGGCTGCCGGCCGAAGATGATGCGTTGACGCTGCCCGAACTGCTCAACTCGATCAGCGACGCCGCCTGGAAGGAACTGGAATCAGAATGCCCCGAAAACCGAAGCAACCGCCAGCCGATGATCAGCTCCCTGCGACGAAACCTGCAACAGGAACACGTGCAGCGGCTGATCGATCTGATCCTGGAAAAGAACGACGGTGCGGCGGCCTACAAACCGATCGGTGATCTGGCCCGCATGCAACTGGTCGACCTGATGAAAAAGATCGACCTTCGAATCAAACGGTGCGAAGAAAAGATGGACGCCTATTCGCGTGCCCACCTTCACGAAGTCTCGATGCGTATCGAGCAAGCACTCAAAGCCGGCTACACCTACAACTCGGCCAAAGCGATGAACATGCCCCGCTTGCTGATCCTGGGTGAATCCGCCGAGTAA
- a CDS encoding Gfo/Idh/MocA family protein, with translation MSIGIGIVGCGMIANFHARAIADAEGAHLVGAYSRRKQECDAFAEKHGGRGFGSLEEMLADPEIQAVSICTPSGLHLDSAVAAAKAGKHVIVEKPLEITTERCDQIIKACDEAGVRLSVAFQSRFHQSSLLMKEAVDSGRFGKVTMGDAYVKWYRSQEYYDSGEWRGTWKLDGGGALMNQAIHSVDLLLWLMGPVKQLSAMTSTLTHERIEVEDVAVATLQFESGALGVIEATTTAYPGALKRIEISGNEGSAILEEEDIKAWEFANETETDAKVRAEMVGKTDTGGGASDPSAISHDGHTKIIEETVRAINEGRPTTINGHEGRRSVEVICAIYESAKTGKIVKLG, from the coding sequence ATGAGTATCGGAATCGGAATCGTCGGCTGTGGCATGATCGCAAATTTCCACGCTCGGGCCATCGCCGATGCCGAAGGCGCCCACCTGGTGGGTGCCTACAGCCGCCGCAAGCAGGAGTGTGATGCGTTCGCCGAAAAGCACGGCGGGCGCGGATTCGGCTCGCTGGAGGAAATGCTGGCCGATCCCGAAATCCAGGCGGTTTCGATCTGTACCCCCAGCGGCTTGCACTTGGATTCCGCCGTCGCGGCGGCCAAAGCCGGCAAACACGTGATCGTCGAAAAGCCGCTCGAAATCACCACCGAGCGTTGCGACCAGATCATCAAGGCCTGTGACGAAGCCGGCGTGCGACTGAGCGTCGCCTTCCAGAGCCGCTTCCACCAGTCCAGCCTGTTGATGAAGGAAGCCGTCGACTCCGGGCGGTTCGGGAAAGTGACCATGGGCGATGCCTACGTCAAGTGGTACCGAAGCCAGGAGTACTACGACAGCGGGGAGTGGCGTGGGACCTGGAAACTCGATGGCGGCGGCGCGCTGATGAACCAAGCGATCCACAGCGTCGATTTACTGTTGTGGCTGATGGGACCGGTCAAGCAACTCAGTGCGATGACGTCGACGCTGACACACGAACGCATCGAAGTCGAAGACGTTGCGGTGGCGACGTTGCAGTTCGAAAGCGGCGCACTGGGCGTGATCGAAGCGACGACGACCGCCTACCCCGGAGCGCTCAAACGGATCGAGATCAGCGGCAACGAAGGCAGCGCGATCCTGGAGGAGGAAGACATCAAGGCTTGGGAGTTTGCCAACGAAACGGAAACCGACGCAAAAGTCCGCGCCGAAATGGTCGGCAAAACCGACACCGGCGGCGGGGCGTCCGATCCGTCCGCGATCAGCCACGACGGCCACACCAAGATCATCGAGGAAACCGTCCGAGCGATCAATGAAGGCCGCCCGACGACCATCAACGGCCACGAAGGCCGCCGCAGTGTCGAAGTGATCTGCGCGATTTACGAGAGTGCAAAGACCGGCAAGATCGTGAAGCTGGGCTGA
- a CDS encoding response regulator → MSDSTLPEGTHRILIADDNVANRELLEAYLAEIDCEIETSVDGQDTLDKIASFEPDVVLLDVMMPKLSGFEVCKQIKDNPDTSHVMVFVDVSNAFAMP, encoded by the coding sequence ATGTCTGATTCGACACTGCCCGAGGGGACGCATCGCATCCTGATCGCCGACGACAACGTCGCCAATCGAGAGTTGCTGGAAGCCTATCTGGCGGAGATCGACTGCGAAATCGAAACCTCGGTCGACGGGCAAGACACGCTCGACAAGATCGCGTCCTTCGAACCCGACGTGGTGCTGTTGGACGTGATGATGCCCAAGCTGAGCGGCTTCGAGGTCTGTAAACAGATCAAGGACAATCCCGACACCTCGCACGTCATGGTGTTCGTCGACGTTTCCAACGCGTTTGCCATGCCGTAA
- a CDS encoding serine hydroxymethyltransferase, giving the protein MNPLQQQDPQVWDAIQDEASRQRDGLEMIASENYTSYAVMQAAGSVLTNKYAEGYPGRRYYGGCEHVDVVETLAIERAKQLFGAECANVQPHSGSQANAAVYLSCLKPGDKVLGLDLAQGGHLTHGMKLNISGQLYDFHSYGVTRDTNRLDFDQIASLAREQKPKLIVAGASAYPREIPHDKFAEIAEEVGARLMVDMAHYAGLVAAKIHNSPVGLADYVTTTTHKTLRGPRGGLILCKEEHQKLINRNVFPGTQGGPLMHVIAGKAVCFGEALTEEYRTYAQAVVDNAKVLAETLVAAGLPLVSGGTDNHLMLVDVTAVGLGGKVAESVLDSCGITVNMNMIPFDQRKPMDPSGIRIGTPALTTRGMGETEMRRIGAWIHSALANHEDTALHEKIRGEIREMCASFPVPADQESSAVIA; this is encoded by the coding sequence ATGAATCCGCTCCAGCAACAAGACCCCCAAGTTTGGGACGCCATCCAGGACGAAGCCAGCCGTCAGCGTGATGGCCTGGAAATGATTGCCAGCGAGAACTACACCAGCTACGCGGTGATGCAGGCCGCCGGCAGCGTCCTGACCAACAAATACGCCGAAGGCTACCCCGGACGACGCTATTACGGCGGCTGCGAACATGTCGACGTCGTCGAAACGTTGGCCATCGAGCGGGCCAAGCAGTTGTTCGGCGCCGAATGCGCCAACGTGCAACCGCACAGCGGATCACAGGCCAACGCGGCGGTCTATCTGTCGTGCCTGAAACCCGGTGACAAGGTGTTGGGACTGGATTTGGCCCAAGGCGGTCACCTGACCCACGGCATGAAGCTGAACATCAGCGGCCAGCTGTACGATTTCCACTCCTACGGGGTCACCCGTGACACCAACCGACTGGATTTTGACCAGATCGCCTCGCTGGCTCGCGAGCAAAAGCCCAAGCTGATCGTCGCCGGGGCGAGCGCCTATCCCCGCGAGATCCCCCACGACAAGTTCGCCGAGATCGCCGAGGAAGTCGGCGCACGGTTGATGGTCGACATGGCGCACTACGCCGGACTGGTGGCCGCCAAGATCCATAACAGCCCGGTCGGACTGGCGGATTACGTGACCACGACCACGCACAAGACGCTGCGTGGGCCCCGCGGCGGATTGATCCTGTGCAAGGAAGAGCATCAGAAGCTGATCAACCGAAATGTCTTTCCCGGAACCCAGGGCGGTCCGCTGATGCACGTGATCGCGGGCAAGGCGGTTTGCTTCGGCGAAGCGTTGACCGAGGAGTACCGCACGTACGCTCAAGCGGTCGTCGATAACGCCAAGGTCTTGGCCGAAACCCTGGTCGCGGCCGGATTGCCGCTGGTCAGCGGCGGAACCGACAACCACCTGATGCTGGTTGATGTGACCGCCGTCGGATTGGGCGGAAAAGTGGCCGAGTCGGTGTTGGACAGTTGTGGCATCACGGTCAACATGAACATGATCCCCTTCGACCAGCGTAAGCCGATGGACCCGTCCGGGATCCGAATCGGGACTCCGGCGTTGACCACCCGCGGCATGGGCGAGACCGAAATGCGCCGCATCGGTGCTTGGATCCACAGCGCCCTGGCCAACCACGAAGACACCGCGCTGCACGAAAAAATCCGCGGCGAGATCCGTGAAATGTGCGCGAGCTTTCCCGTCCCCGCCGATCAAGAGTCCAGCGCGGTGATCGCTTAG